From the genome of Candidatus Nanopelagicales bacterium, one region includes:
- a CDS encoding MFS transporter codes for MSTPMPPAEPAPPVPTVALQEPTRRVNGLFLGTLALANLGIMLAFYTPIQNLLPRMSEEISGADGKEFALAVVTGVGVLGSVVGNPLAGALSDRTTSRFGRRRPWLLGGAIVGAIAVSLLTLQSTVLGLAITWLFAQVSVNSAYAALTATIPDQVPVNQRGVASGWVGLAQTLGIVLGVALVSFVVTGLAAGHYLTSALLLLLVLPFLAVLKDPVLPREDREPFHLGRFVKGFWVSPRLYPDFAWAWGARFLVQLGSAIATLYLLFFLKDRIGLDDTAAQQNQTILIGLYAFGTMATAVVGGYFSDRSGRRKIFVIEATVVMAVAAVILAFTTTIGPAFVAALILGLGYGWYLAVDQALITQVLPAARDRARDLGVINIANSAPQVLAPVIALAALTVFGRDDFGYPALYIVTAIVTLLGAVAIVPIKSVP; via the coding sequence GTGAGCACGCCGATGCCGCCGGCCGAACCGGCGCCGCCGGTCCCCACGGTCGCGCTGCAGGAGCCGACCCGCCGCGTCAACGGGCTGTTCCTGGGGACCCTGGCGCTGGCCAACCTCGGGATCATGCTGGCGTTCTACACGCCCATCCAGAACCTGCTGCCCCGCATGTCGGAGGAGATCTCCGGGGCGGACGGCAAGGAGTTCGCCCTCGCGGTCGTCACCGGCGTCGGCGTGCTGGGCTCGGTCGTCGGCAACCCGCTGGCCGGTGCCCTGTCGGACCGGACGACCTCCCGCTTCGGCCGACGGCGGCCCTGGCTGCTCGGCGGCGCGATCGTCGGGGCGATCGCCGTGTCGCTGCTGACCCTGCAGTCCACCGTGCTCGGGCTGGCGATCACCTGGCTGTTCGCGCAGGTGTCGGTCAACTCCGCGTACGCGGCCCTCACCGCCACCATCCCGGACCAGGTCCCGGTGAACCAGCGCGGTGTCGCCTCCGGCTGGGTCGGGCTGGCGCAGACCCTCGGCATCGTGCTGGGCGTGGCCCTGGTGTCGTTCGTCGTCACCGGGCTGGCGGCCGGGCATTACCTGACCTCGGCGCTGCTGCTGCTGCTCGTGCTGCCGTTCCTCGCGGTGCTGAAGGACCCCGTGCTGCCCCGGGAGGACCGCGAGCCGTTCCACCTGGGCAGGTTCGTCAAGGGCTTCTGGGTCTCCCCGCGGCTGTACCCCGACTTCGCCTGGGCGTGGGGGGCGCGGTTCCTGGTCCAGCTCGGCAGCGCGATCGCGACGCTGTACCTGCTGTTCTTCCTCAAGGACCGCATCGGCCTGGACGACACCGCGGCCCAGCAGAACCAGACGATCCTCATCGGCCTGTACGCCTTCGGGACCATGGCCACGGCCGTGGTCGGCGGGTACTTCTCCGACCGCAGCGGGCGGCGCAAGATCTTCGTCATCGAGGCCACCGTGGTCATGGCCGTCGCCGCGGTGATCCTGGCCTTCACCACCACGATCGGTCCGGCGTTCGTCGCCGCGCTCATCCTCGGGCTGGGCTACGGCTGGTACCTCGCCGTCGACCAGGCGCTGATCACCCAGGTGCTGCCGGCCGCCCGCGACCGCGCCCGCGACCTGGGGGTCATCAACATCGCCAACTCCGCGCCGCAGGTGCTGGCCCCGGTCATCGCGCTGGCCGCGCTGACGGTCTTCGGCCGGGACGACTTCGGCTACCCCGCGCTGTACATCGTGACCGCGATCGTGACCCTGCTCGGTGCGGTCGCGATCGTGCCGATCAAGTCCGTCCCCTGA
- a CDS encoding methyltransferase domain-containing protein, with protein sequence MPSPEQRSAAVAALFDRVADTYDAVDVPWFRPVAEALVAAAEPRPGERAVDIGVGRGAALFPLAAAVGPAGSVTGFDLSAGMVAATEAEARDRGLAHVRLAVLDASDPSLPPDSFDVAVASLVLFFLPDPVSALRAWRELLVPGGRLAVSTFGQQDPRWERAEEAFRPYLPPHLLDARTSGSSGPFATDAGVESLLLDAGYADVRTTGFSLDVRFRDAGHWFDWTWSHGMRGLWEWVPEGEREGLRDRMVADVGAEPDGSLTMTQEVRLTLGTRPRPGAPAG encoded by the coding sequence ATCCCCTCGCCCGAGCAGCGCAGCGCGGCCGTCGCCGCGCTCTTCGACCGCGTCGCGGACACGTACGACGCGGTCGACGTGCCGTGGTTCCGCCCCGTCGCGGAGGCCCTTGTCGCGGCCGCCGAGCCGAGGCCGGGGGAGCGTGCCGTGGACATCGGGGTCGGCCGCGGCGCGGCGCTGTTCCCGCTCGCGGCAGCGGTCGGTCCGGCCGGGTCGGTGACCGGGTTCGACCTGTCCGCGGGCATGGTCGCCGCGACCGAGGCGGAGGCGCGCGACCGAGGCCTCGCGCACGTGCGCCTCGCCGTGCTGGACGCGAGCGACCCGAGCCTGCCACCGGACTCCTTCGACGTGGCGGTGGCCTCGCTGGTGCTGTTCTTCCTGCCCGACCCGGTCTCCGCGCTGCGGGCGTGGCGGGAGCTGCTGGTGCCGGGTGGGCGGCTGGCGGTGAGCACCTTCGGCCAGCAGGATCCCCGGTGGGAGCGCGCCGAGGAGGCGTTCCGGCCCTACCTCCCCCCGCACCTGCTGGACGCCCGTACCTCGGGGAGCAGCGGACCGTTCGCGACCGACGCCGGGGTCGAGAGCCTGCTGCTGGACGCGGGCTACGCGGACGTCCGCACCACCGGCTTCAGCCTGGACGTGCGGTTCCGGGACGCGGGCCACTGGTTCGACTGGACCTGGTCCCACGGCATGCGGGGACTGTGGGAGTGGGTTCCGGAGGGCGAGCGGGAGGGGCTGCGGGACCGGATGGTCGCCGACGTGGGGGCCGAGCCGGACGGGTCGCTCACGATGACCCAGGAGGTCCGCCTCACGCTGGGGACCCGTCCACGGCCCGGGGCTCCCGCGGGCTGA
- the dacB gene encoding D-alanyl-D-alanine carboxypeptidase/D-alanyl-D-alanine-endopeptidase, translating into MPPTPTPLRRPVTRAAVPLAIAAVTVSLLVAPTASAAPARTAPATNPVAALAPAAVSSAAAEARVARLLPSRLRNRALGSLVGLHVADAGTGRAIYGSRSTQPLMPASTMKIVTATTALMTLGPNARFVTRTVVGSGPQNLVLVGGGDPRLSSADLRRLATRTARAWRATAATGAVRVTLDDTLFPAPSAAPGWGSTYQPGVVSPVRSLNRDGRHTWDNADDAARYFVARLNRAGLKATYRGRAAADPGATALASVRSQQLKVDIRWMLKMSDNDVAEILFRQVALATGQPATWAGASRAAVTVLESLGIATDGLVLVDGSGASRRARLTPYALTEVLRLSVTGEHPELDPIYADGGLPVAGVDGTLTTRLGRYNTAPSRCAAGRVMAKTGTLTGVISLAGVAQGADGRPKVFAVLVNRQPSSVAKLTTRRAVDGLAATVTGCW; encoded by the coding sequence GTGCCGCCCACCCCCACCCCGCTGCGTCGCCCCGTCACGAGGGCCGCGGTCCCGCTGGCGATCGCCGCCGTGACCGTGTCCCTGCTCGTGGCCCCGACGGCGTCGGCGGCCCCCGCGCGCACGGCACCCGCGACGAACCCGGTCGCAGCCCTCGCCCCCGCGGCGGTCTCCTCGGCCGCCGCCGAGGCCCGGGTCGCGCGGCTGCTGCCCAGCCGGCTGCGCAACCGGGCGCTGGGGTCCCTGGTCGGCCTGCACGTGGCGGATGCCGGGACCGGGCGGGCGATCTACGGCTCGCGCTCCACCCAGCCGCTGATGCCGGCCTCGACCATGAAGATCGTCACGGCGACCACCGCACTCATGACGCTCGGTCCGAACGCCCGTTTCGTCACCCGCACCGTCGTCGGCTCCGGTCCGCAGAACCTCGTCCTGGTGGGGGGCGGTGACCCCCGCCTGTCGTCGGCGGACCTGCGCCGGCTGGCCACCCGTACCGCCCGGGCCTGGCGCGCGACGGCAGCCACCGGAGCCGTGCGGGTGACCCTGGACGACACCCTGTTCCCGGCGCCGTCCGCCGCCCCGGGGTGGGGCAGCACCTACCAGCCGGGCGTCGTGTCGCCCGTACGGTCCCTCAACCGCGACGGCCGGCACACGTGGGACAACGCCGACGACGCCGCCCGCTACTTCGTCGCCCGGCTGAACCGGGCCGGACTCAAGGCCACCTACCGCGGCCGGGCGGCCGCGGACCCGGGTGCGACCGCGCTGGCGTCGGTCCGCAGCCAGCAGCTCAAGGTCGACATCCGCTGGATGCTCAAGATGTCCGACAACGACGTGGCCGAGATCCTCTTCCGGCAGGTCGCGCTGGCCACCGGGCAGCCGGCCACCTGGGCCGGCGCCTCCCGGGCCGCGGTCACCGTGCTGGAGTCCCTCGGGATCGCCACCGACGGGCTGGTCCTGGTCGACGGCAGCGGTGCCTCCCGGCGCGCCCGGCTGACCCCGTACGCGCTCACCGAGGTGCTGCGGCTGTCGGTGACGGGCGAGCACCCCGAGCTCGACCCGATCTACGCCGACGGCGGGCTGCCGGTGGCCGGGGTCGACGGCACCCTGACGACCCGGTTGGGCCGCTACAACACCGCGCCGTCGCGGTGCGCGGCGGGCAGGGTGATGGCCAAGACCGGCACCCTCACCGGGGTGATCTCCCTGGCCGGGGTGGCGCAGGGTGCGGACGGCCGGCCGAAGGTGTTCGCGGTGCTGGTCAACCGGCAGCCGTCGTCGGTGGCGAAGCTCACGACCCGGCGCGCGGTGGACGGCCTGGCCGCGACGGTCACCGGCTGCTGGTAG
- a CDS encoding GH1 family beta-glucosidase — protein MTENPSPPVLTPSDAPFPAFPTGFAWGTATASYQIEGGWDADGKGMSTWDAFVREPGKVLTGETGDVACDHYHRWESDLDLMHDLGVNAYRLSVGWPRIVPAGAGAVEPRGLDFYDRLVDGLVARGIAPYLTLFHWDLPQALEAQGGWLDRDTSLRFAEYAALMAAKLGDRVAGWITLNEPFVLTSFGYSFGVHAPGRVLGLAVWPVVHHLLLGHGLAVQALRAEGITAPIGITNNLAPIWPQDPDSEGDRAAAARMDAYYNRQFMDPVLLGTQPVDPAEVYPGSDLSVVHEGDAETIATPVDFVGVNYYNPQMVRAAGPDNPMGFELVEIEGYPRSGFNWPVVPEALTELLVGLRDRYGDALPPLLVTENGTSIPDEVDSEGRVRDGFRIAYLDRHIRAVAAAIDAGVDVRGYFCWSFIDNFEWAEGTSQRFGLVHNDFLTQRRTPKDSFSWYRQVVTGAAAGSVPRVAS, from the coding sequence GTGACCGAGAACCCCAGCCCGCCCGTCCTCACCCCGTCCGACGCGCCGTTCCCGGCGTTCCCGACCGGCTTCGCCTGGGGGACGGCCACGGCGTCGTACCAGATCGAGGGGGGCTGGGACGCCGACGGCAAGGGGATGTCCACCTGGGACGCCTTCGTCCGCGAGCCGGGCAAGGTCCTGACCGGCGAGACCGGCGACGTGGCCTGCGACCACTACCACCGCTGGGAGTCCGACCTGGACCTGATGCACGACCTGGGGGTCAACGCCTACCGGCTCTCGGTCGGCTGGCCCCGGATCGTGCCCGCGGGCGCCGGTGCGGTGGAGCCGCGGGGCCTGGACTTCTACGACCGTCTCGTCGACGGCCTGGTCGCGCGCGGCATCGCGCCGTACCTCACGCTCTTCCACTGGGACCTGCCGCAGGCGCTGGAGGCGCAGGGCGGCTGGCTGGACCGGGACACCTCGCTGCGCTTCGCCGAGTACGCCGCCCTGATGGCGGCCAAGCTCGGCGACCGGGTGGCCGGGTGGATCACGCTCAACGAGCCGTTCGTGCTCACGTCGTTCGGCTACTCCTTCGGCGTCCATGCCCCCGGCCGGGTGCTCGGCCTGGCGGTCTGGCCGGTCGTCCACCACCTGCTGCTCGGGCACGGCCTCGCGGTGCAGGCGCTGCGGGCCGAGGGGATCACCGCTCCGATCGGCATCACCAACAACCTGGCCCCGATCTGGCCGCAGGACCCCGACAGCGAGGGCGACCGGGCCGCCGCGGCCCGGATGGACGCGTACTACAACCGGCAGTTCATGGACCCGGTCCTGCTGGGCACCCAGCCGGTCGACCCGGCCGAGGTCTACCCGGGCTCGGACCTATCGGTCGTGCACGAGGGGGATGCCGAGACGATCGCCACGCCGGTCGACTTCGTCGGCGTCAACTACTACAACCCGCAGATGGTGCGGGCGGCCGGCCCGGACAACCCGATGGGGTTCGAGCTGGTGGAGATCGAGGGCTACCCGCGCTCTGGCTTCAACTGGCCGGTCGTCCCTGAGGCGCTGACCGAGCTGCTCGTCGGCCTGCGTGATCGGTACGGCGACGCGCTGCCCCCGCTGCTGGTCACCGAGAACGGGACCTCGATCCCGGACGAGGTCGACTCGGAGGGCCGCGTCCGCGACGGGTTCCGGATCGCCTACCTCGACCGGCACATCCGCGCGGTGGCAGCCGCCATCGACGCCGGCGTCGACGTGCGCGGCTACTTCTGCTGGTCCTTCATCGACAACTTCGAGTGGGCCGAGGGGACCTCCCAGCGCTTCGGGCTGGTGCACAACGACTTCCTCACCCAGCGGCGCACGCCGAAGGACTCGTTCTCGTGGTACCGCCAGGTCGTCACCGGTGCCGCGGCCGGCTCGGTGCCGCGGGTGGCGTCGTGA
- a CDS encoding M67 family metallopeptidase — protein sequence MLEIRQDLVDAIVAHARRDHPDEACGVVAGPEGSDRPERHVPMLNAARSTTFYEFDSGDLLRLYREMDERGEEPVVIYHSHTATEAYPSRTDVSLAMEPNAHYVLVSTRETGPQDGPYEFRSFRIVDGEVTEEEVAVTG from the coding sequence ATGCTCGAGATCCGCCAGGACCTGGTCGACGCGATCGTGGCGCACGCGCGCCGCGACCACCCGGACGAGGCGTGCGGCGTCGTCGCCGGACCCGAGGGCAGCGACCGCCCGGAGCGGCACGTGCCGATGCTCAACGCGGCCCGTTCCACCACGTTCTACGAGTTCGACTCCGGGGACCTGCTGCGGCTGTACCGCGAGATGGACGAGCGCGGCGAGGAGCCGGTGGTGATCTACCACTCGCACACCGCCACCGAGGCCTACCCGTCGCGCACCGACGTCTCGCTGGCGATGGAGCCGAACGCGCACTACGTGCTCGTCTCCACCAGGGAGACCGGTCCGCAGGACGGCCCATACGAGTTCCGGTCCTTCCGGATCGTCGACGGGGAGGTCACCGAGGAGGAGGTCGCGGTCACGGGCTGA
- a CDS encoding aminotransferase class V-fold PLP-dependent enzyme gives MSQQRTDQVPPPSPGLPEPPLLERIRASVIGDDQVMWGPYGPRRVTYADYTASGRALSFLEDFIRDEVLPRYANTHTESSGTGLQTTRLREDARTIIRRAVNGDDDTCVIFCGSGSTAAINKLVGILNLRLPADLDRTYHFSEQIPADQRPVVFIGPYEHHSNELPWRESIADVVTIHEDADGHIDVDQLRSELERYADRPLKIGSFSAASNVTGIMTDTHTIAQVLHEHGALSLWDYAAAAPYVDIDMNPRCTEHPLAYKDAIMLSPHKFIGGPGTPGLLLARREVITNTVPEAVGGGTVAYVNPTEHVYLDSPEHREEAGTPAIVESIRAGLVFQLKEAVGVDVIRAHEDDFVRRAVAAWSAHPDIQILGNVDAERLSIVSFVIRRPGGRYLHHNLVVAILNDLFGIQSRGGCSCAGPYGHRLLGIDLERSHEFEREITHGCEGIKPGWVRVNFNYFISETVFRYVVDAVSLIADEGWRLLPDYRFDPASGLWRHRNGPVEPPLRLSQLSYDADGRLVYPQQDDTAPESALADYLAEARRLMASRPDALPAESGGVAVSPDFEHLRWFDLPDVCLEPLAPR, from the coding sequence ATGTCGCAGCAGCGCACGGACCAGGTCCCCCCGCCCTCACCCGGGCTGCCCGAACCCCCGCTGCTGGAACGCATCCGGGCCTCGGTCATCGGGGACGACCAGGTGATGTGGGGGCCGTACGGCCCGCGGCGGGTGACGTACGCGGACTACACCGCCAGCGGCCGGGCCCTGAGCTTCCTCGAGGACTTCATCCGCGACGAGGTCCTGCCGCGCTACGCCAACACCCACACCGAGTCCAGCGGCACCGGCCTGCAGACCACCCGGCTGCGCGAGGACGCCCGCACGATCATCCGGCGCGCGGTCAACGGCGACGACGACACCTGCGTGATCTTCTGCGGCTCGGGGTCCACCGCCGCGATCAACAAGCTGGTCGGCATCCTCAACCTGCGGCTGCCGGCCGACCTGGACCGGACCTACCACTTCTCCGAGCAGATCCCCGCCGACCAGCGACCGGTCGTCTTCATCGGGCCGTACGAGCACCACAGCAACGAGCTGCCGTGGCGGGAGTCCATCGCCGACGTCGTCACCATCCACGAGGACGCCGACGGCCACATCGACGTGGACCAGCTGCGGTCGGAGCTGGAGCGCTACGCCGACCGGCCGCTGAAGATCGGCTCGTTCAGCGCCGCGAGCAACGTCACCGGGATCATGACCGACACCCACACGATCGCCCAGGTGCTGCACGAGCACGGTGCGCTGTCGCTGTGGGACTACGCGGCGGCCGCGCCGTACGTCGACATCGACATGAACCCGCGTTGCACGGAGCACCCGCTGGCGTACAAGGACGCCATCATGCTGTCCCCGCACAAGTTCATCGGCGGACCGGGGACGCCGGGCCTGCTGCTGGCGCGGCGTGAGGTCATCACCAACACGGTGCCGGAGGCCGTCGGCGGCGGGACGGTCGCCTACGTGAACCCGACCGAGCACGTCTACCTCGACAGTCCGGAGCACCGGGAGGAGGCCGGGACCCCGGCGATCGTGGAGTCCATCCGCGCGGGGCTCGTCTTCCAGCTGAAGGAGGCCGTCGGCGTCGACGTGATCCGCGCTCACGAGGACGACTTCGTCCGCCGCGCGGTGGCGGCGTGGAGCGCGCACCCGGACATCCAGATCCTCGGCAACGTGGACGCCGAGCGGCTGTCGATCGTGTCCTTCGTGATCCGGCGGCCCGGTGGCCGCTACCTGCACCACAACCTGGTCGTCGCGATCCTCAACGACCTGTTCGGCATCCAGTCCCGCGGCGGCTGCTCGTGCGCGGGGCCCTACGGTCACCGGCTGCTGGGCATCGACCTCGAGCGCAGCCACGAGTTCGAGCGCGAGATCACCCACGGCTGCGAGGGGATCAAGCCCGGCTGGGTGCGGGTCAACTTCAACTACTTCATCTCCGAGACCGTCTTCCGGTACGTCGTCGACGCGGTGTCGCTCATCGCCGACGAGGGCTGGCGGCTGCTGCCGGACTACCGGTTCGACCCCGCGTCGGGGCTGTGGCGGCACCGCAACGGCCCGGTCGAGCCCCCGCTGCGGCTGTCGCAGCTCAGCTACGACGCGGACGGCCGCCTGGTCTACCCCCAGCAGGACGACACCGCGCCGGAGTCCGCCCTGGCGGACTACCTGGCCGAGGCGCGCCGGCTGATGGCCTCCCGGCCGGACGCACTGCCCGCCGAGAGCGGCGGGGTGGCGGTGAGCCCGGACTTCGAGCACCTGCGCTGGTTCGACCTGCCGGACGTGTGCCTGGAGCCCCTAGCCCCCCGCTGA
- a CDS encoding helix-turn-helix domain-containing protein — protein MAAETSQTLDRGLRVLSLLAEQPEGMTVTELAAALGVSRTVVYRLVVTLEQHGLLRRGADGRCRLGLAVLGLSRHVQPLLRDAALPALRRLSDGLGATSYLLVLDGTEGLTVAVVEPTRVDVHVASRVGARVPLDRGAGGRALQVARAGRVAADPGWVAVAGDPLPGALGVAAALPGVPGVDACVGVVVVGDPDPAEVGPRVLRAAADIARALR, from the coding sequence ATGGCGGCGGAGACCTCACAGACCTTGGACCGGGGCCTGCGGGTCCTGTCCCTGCTGGCCGAGCAGCCCGAGGGCATGACGGTCACCGAGCTGGCCGCGGCCCTCGGGGTCAGCCGCACCGTCGTCTACCGGCTGGTCGTGACCCTGGAGCAGCACGGGCTGCTGCGTCGCGGGGCGGACGGTCGGTGCCGGCTCGGGCTCGCGGTGCTCGGGCTGTCCCGGCACGTCCAGCCGCTGCTGCGCGACGCCGCCCTGCCGGCGCTGCGGCGGCTGTCCGACGGTCTCGGCGCCACCTCCTACCTGCTCGTCCTCGACGGAACGGAGGGGCTCACGGTGGCCGTCGTCGAGCCCACCCGCGTGGACGTGCACGTGGCGTCGCGGGTCGGTGCGCGCGTCCCGCTGGACCGCGGCGCCGGCGGGCGGGCACTGCAGGTCGCCCGAGCGGGTCGGGTCGCAGCGGACCCCGGCTGGGTGGCCGTCGCGGGGGACCCCCTGCCCGGCGCTCTCGGCGTGGCGGCGGCACTGCCCGGGGTGCCCGGGGTGGATGCCTGCGTCGGCGTCGTCGTGGTGGGCGACCCGGACCCGGCCGAAGTGGGGCCGCGGGTGCTGCGCGCAGCGGCGGACATCGCCCGCGCGCTGCGATGA
- the clpS gene encoding ATP-dependent Clp protease adapter ClpS, which translates to MSTAPVELERPETEGVLAPEHPWVTIVWNDPVNLMSYVTYVFMTYFGYGRDKAESLMWDVHSKGRAVVSAGTREEMERDVTAMHSYGLWATLQKDD; encoded by the coding sequence GTGAGCACGGCGCCGGTGGAGCTCGAGCGCCCCGAGACGGAGGGCGTGCTCGCCCCTGAGCATCCGTGGGTCACCATCGTCTGGAACGACCCGGTGAACCTGATGTCCTACGTCACCTACGTGTTCATGACCTACTTCGGCTACGGCCGGGACAAGGCCGAGTCGCTGATGTGGGACGTGCACTCCAAGGGCCGGGCGGTCGTGTCGGCCGGGACCCGGGAGGAGATGGAGCGGGACGTGACCGCGATGCACTCGTACGGGCTGTGGGCGACCCTGCAGAAGGACGACTGA
- a CDS encoding DUF2017 domain-containing protein, protein MAVHGFRRTATGRIVLRVDDVEKGLLGLLLTQLEDFVAPEDPDPDADPLEALVGMGGDGDRPEDPALARLFPDAYPEDDGASEEFRRFTETALREGKVAAARTARATLEASGEKVVLTADQAQAWLGALNDLRLTLGTRLGVTEDAPDVLAGLPDDDPRAATYHVYDWLTFLQDSLVGALMPS, encoded by the coding sequence GTGGCGGTCCACGGCTTCCGGCGCACGGCCACGGGCCGGATCGTGCTGCGGGTCGACGACGTCGAGAAGGGCCTGCTGGGGCTGCTGCTGACCCAGCTGGAGGACTTCGTCGCCCCCGAGGACCCCGACCCGGACGCCGACCCGCTGGAGGCGCTGGTCGGGATGGGCGGCGACGGGGACCGCCCGGAGGACCCGGCCCTCGCCCGGCTCTTCCCGGACGCCTACCCGGAGGACGACGGCGCGTCGGAGGAGTTCCGGCGGTTCACCGAGACCGCTCTGCGGGAGGGCAAGGTCGCGGCCGCCCGCACCGCCCGAGCGACGCTGGAGGCCTCGGGGGAGAAGGTCGTCCTCACCGCGGACCAGGCGCAGGCCTGGCTGGGCGCGCTGAACGACCTGCGGCTCACGCTCGGCACCCGGCTCGGCGTCACCGAGGACGCCCCCGACGTGCTCGCCGGGCTCCCCGACGACGACCCTCGGGCCGCGACCTATCACGTGTACGACTGGCTGACCTTCCTGCAGGACAGCCTGGTCGGCGCGCTCATGCCCTCCTGA
- a CDS encoding glycosyl hydrolase family 18 protein: MRRARSRRPVRPRSRVAALLSTVLAAALAVGLMVGPPASADEPTVPPKRILTGWLPYWTNEASVTSFLANADLFTEISPFWHTAKYSAANGVSIGNYLPDGTRRALLARLKTAGVPIVPSITDGTAAKRMAKILADPQQRATHVRQIVDLVLAEGYDGIDLDYEKFAFSDGRATWATTRPLWVTFMTELGQALHAEGKLLTTAVPPPCDTAVRCGGTNGYWVYDIEGIAPAVDRIRIMAYDFSWSTPGPIGPYWWARGIAEYAASVIDPKKVQIGVPTYGRNWVRRDTGDQDGDGNKTEYLMTGKCPTNGTDAGTKEKAAYRTITTTTAPDAAEIPGLRAARGYPDIQWDDRHKEEWFRYTLTTTWTDDDGTSKRCTAYREVWYNDATAVLPRVRTVGDLGLGGAAFWTVGGEDPKQWDELRAYAQGLAPATTSVDVTAPATASFGDPVTVTASVSAAKQPVGGATATLRWRAKAGGSWAKVASAATADDGTVTFDVTPKGSGSWRVTVAGSDVRKPGDSGAAASTTVRAKVTARLKTATVKAGTRFRVYGRVAPGQANQPVRVQVLRSGTWRTTAVVKANARGLLAAALPSARTPGTYSYRLVSTATSKVAPGYSPTLELTATS; this comes from the coding sequence GTGCGCCGTGCCCGCAGCCGACGCCCCGTCCGTCCCCGCAGCCGCGTCGCCGCGTTGCTGTCCACCGTGCTGGCCGCCGCCCTCGCGGTGGGCCTCATGGTGGGTCCGCCGGCATCCGCGGACGAGCCCACCGTCCCTCCGAAGCGGATCCTCACCGGCTGGCTGCCGTACTGGACCAATGAGGCCTCGGTGACCAGCTTCCTGGCCAACGCGGACCTGTTCACCGAGATCTCCCCGTTCTGGCACACCGCCAAGTACTCCGCCGCCAACGGGGTGTCCATCGGCAACTACCTCCCGGACGGCACCCGGCGCGCGCTGCTGGCGCGGCTGAAGACCGCCGGGGTCCCCATCGTGCCCTCGATCACCGACGGGACCGCCGCGAAGCGGATGGCCAAGATCCTGGCCGACCCGCAGCAGCGGGCCACCCACGTCCGGCAGATCGTGGACCTGGTGCTGGCCGAGGGATACGACGGCATCGACCTGGACTACGAGAAGTTCGCGTTCTCCGACGGCCGCGCCACCTGGGCCACCACCCGGCCGCTGTGGGTCACCTTCATGACCGAGCTCGGCCAGGCCCTGCACGCCGAGGGCAAGCTGCTGACGACCGCCGTCCCGCCGCCGTGCGACACCGCGGTGCGCTGCGGCGGCACCAACGGCTACTGGGTCTACGACATCGAGGGCATCGCCCCGGCGGTCGACCGGATCCGGATCATGGCGTACGACTTCTCCTGGTCCACGCCGGGACCGATCGGCCCCTACTGGTGGGCCCGCGGGATCGCCGAGTACGCCGCCTCCGTGATCGACCCGAAGAAGGTGCAGATCGGCGTGCCGACGTACGGCCGCAACTGGGTGCGTCGCGACACCGGCGACCAGGATGGCGACGGCAACAAGACCGAGTACCTGATGACGGGGAAGTGCCCCACGAACGGCACCGACGCCGGCACGAAGGAGAAGGCCGCGTACCGGACGATCACGACGACCACCGCTCCGGACGCGGCGGAGATCCCCGGGCTGCGCGCCGCTCGCGGCTACCCGGACATCCAGTGGGACGACCGGCACAAGGAGGAGTGGTTCCGCTACACCCTCACGACCACCTGGACCGACGACGACGGCACCTCGAAGCGCTGCACCGCCTACCGCGAGGTCTGGTACAACGACGCCACCGCCGTTCTGCCGCGGGTCCGGACGGTCGGCGACCTCGGACTCGGCGGCGCCGCGTTCTGGACCGTCGGTGGGGAGGACCCGAAGCAGTGGGACGAGCTGCGCGCGTACGCGCAGGGCCTCGCACCGGCGACGACGTCGGTCGACGTGACCGCGCCCGCGACGGCCTCGTTCGGCGACCCGGTCACGGTGACCGCGAGCGTGTCGGCCGCCAAGCAGCCGGTCGGGGGCGCCACGGCGACCCTGCGCTGGCGGGCCAAGGCCGGCGGCTCCTGGGCCAAGGTGGCCTCGGCGGCGACCGCCGACGACGGCACCGTCACGTTCGACGTGACCCCGAAGGGCTCCGGCTCCTGGCGGGTCACCGTCGCGGGCTCCGACGTCCGCAAGCCGGGCGACAGCGGCGCGGCCGCGTCGACCACCGTGCGCGCCAAGGTCACGGCCCGGCTGAAGACCGCCACAGTGAAGGCCGGCACCCGGTTCCGCGTCTACGGCCGGGTGGCGCCGGGCCAGGCGAACCAGCCGGTGCGCGTCCAGGTGCTGCGGTCCGGGACCTGGCGCACCACCGCCGTGGTCAAGGCCAACGCCCGCGGCCTGCTCGCGGCGGCGCTGCCGTCCGCGCGCACCCCCGGGACGTACTCCTACCGCCTGGTGAGCACCGCGACCTCGAAGGTGGCCCCGGGCTACTCCCCGACGCTGGAGCTCACCGCGACCTCCTGA